Proteins encoded within one genomic window of Halocatena marina:
- a CDS encoding PQQ-binding-like beta-propeller repeat protein — MPSKRSTALNRRKLLTVATLSISSSIAGCATLQARLEAFRLGTFERPIAADWHLSPGQWPMRDYNYARTRHNPFATPPRHNPVRAWTYAVSSSNLQSLVVSDDTVFVRSEARLTALNATDGRKRWHRSRNNRERLIYIAGRLYNVAQDRVRAIAPDGTELWSTELNRE; from the coding sequence ATGCCTTCTAAACGATCAACAGCACTGAATCGACGGAAGCTACTTACCGTTGCTACGCTTTCGATAAGCAGCTCGATAGCTGGTTGTGCGACGCTCCAAGCTCGTCTCGAAGCGTTCCGACTCGGAACATTCGAGCGACCGATCGCCGCCGATTGGCATCTATCTCCCGGACAGTGGCCAATGAGAGATTACAATTACGCTCGAACACGCCATAATCCGTTTGCAACACCACCACGACACAACCCAGTACGTGCATGGACGTATGCCGTAAGCAGCTCGAATTTACAGTCGCTCGTCGTCAGCGATGACACCGTATTCGTTCGGAGCGAAGCAAGGCTTACAGCCTTGAACGCGACCGATGGTCGAAAACGATGGCACCGTTCTCGAAATAACAGAGAGCGTCTCATCTACATTGCTGGACGACTTTATAACGTAGCTCAAGACAGAGTGCGTGCGATTGCACCTGACGGAACTGAACTCTGGTCAACAGAACTGAATCGAGAATAG
- a CDS encoding DUF364 domain-containing protein produces the protein MTDQTELLHHVLNRLRPTPTAREATVYRLTIGERLLLVELDTVTAGRVAGAAHRPPGDSCNDVEGMDGLALAEWAISSPTGTVAKAAGIAALNALSVPELNWRVGDPMAAIDGADVIGTIGLFQPALKNFDAREVRVVEREPIEEVDSPSGVSVSMFGPDEHEEAIDSVEILFVTGSSLIYGGVDTYLHAAETVPTVVLIGATASFLPGPAFETGVTMLAGAQVTDADSVRRGIRAGACGTDLHNSGLDKVYVAADYSLPGLDMRR, from the coding sequence ATGACCGACCAAACAGAACTCCTCCACCACGTGTTGAACCGCCTGCGCCCGACTCCGACGGCACGCGAAGCAACTGTCTACCGTCTGACTATCGGCGAGCGCCTGCTCCTCGTAGAACTCGATACGGTAACAGCTGGTCGCGTTGCGGGTGCTGCACACCGTCCCCCAGGCGATTCCTGCAACGATGTTGAAGGAATGGACGGATTGGCGCTCGCGGAATGGGCGATATCATCGCCGACCGGCACGGTAGCGAAGGCTGCGGGAATCGCAGCGCTGAATGCCCTGTCAGTCCCGGAACTGAACTGGCGGGTCGGCGATCCGATGGCAGCCATCGACGGTGCGGACGTTATCGGAACCATCGGACTGTTCCAGCCTGCACTCAAGAACTTCGACGCACGCGAGGTGCGTGTCGTAGAGCGCGAGCCAATCGAAGAGGTCGATTCACCATCGGGTGTTTCGGTCTCGATGTTCGGACCCGATGAGCACGAGGAAGCAATCGACAGCGTCGAGATTCTGTTTGTAACTGGATCGTCGCTCATTTACGGCGGGGTTGACACATATTTGCACGCCGCTGAAACGGTCCCAACGGTTGTCTTGATCGGGGCAACGGCTTCGTTTCTCCCTGGTCCGGCATTCGAGACAGGTGTCACGATGCTCGCTGGTGCGCAGGTAACTGATGCTGATAGCGTCCGGAGAGGTATTCGTGCTGGCGCGTGCGGGACCGATCTGCACAATTCTGGTCTCGACAAAGTGTACGTCGCAGCTGACTACTCACTGCCCGGACTCGATATGCGCAGATAG
- a CDS encoding SPFH domain-containing protein, giving the protein MVGHIPLQAIPEISIATAIGVVILAIATVTVWQMVEMVDAYNREALTVFGEYREILEPGINFIPPFVSKTYTFDMRTQTIDVPRQEAITRDNSPVTADAVVYIRVMNAKKAFLEVHDYMRAVSNLAQTTLRAVLGDMELDDTLNKRQEINAKIRKELDEPTDEWGIRVESVEVREVNPSMEVQQAMEQQTSAERRRRAMILEAQGERRSAIERAEGNKRSNIIRAEGEKRSLILEAQGNAISTVLRAKSAESMGERAVIDKGMETLREIGQNDSTTFVLPQELSSTLGRYGKHLTGSDVREDGESLESLVFDQETRDLLGLDDIETIVAGPNGGAASEESTKREDRSIEQAVEDASIKNADEVIEEMDSVAGANE; this is encoded by the coding sequence ATGGTGGGACACATCCCACTTCAAGCGATTCCGGAGATAAGTATCGCTACGGCAATTGGCGTCGTCATACTCGCAATAGCCACTGTTACGGTTTGGCAGATGGTTGAAATGGTCGATGCGTACAACCGGGAAGCACTGACCGTTTTCGGTGAGTATCGAGAGATTCTCGAACCGGGAATCAACTTCATCCCGCCGTTCGTCAGCAAGACGTACACGTTCGATATGCGGACACAGACGATCGACGTCCCGCGTCAGGAGGCGATCACACGAGACAACTCGCCGGTGACAGCCGATGCCGTCGTCTATATCCGCGTGATGAATGCGAAGAAGGCGTTTCTCGAAGTTCATGACTACATGAGAGCTGTGTCGAACCTCGCGCAGACGACGCTGCGGGCAGTGTTGGGTGACATGGAACTGGACGACACGCTGAACAAACGCCAAGAGATCAACGCGAAAATCCGAAAAGAATTGGACGAACCAACCGACGAATGGGGCATCCGTGTCGAGAGCGTCGAGGTGCGCGAAGTCAATCCTTCGATGGAGGTGCAGCAGGCGATGGAGCAACAGACGAGTGCCGAGCGTCGTCGCCGAGCGATGATTCTCGAAGCACAGGGTGAACGACGGAGTGCAATTGAGCGAGCCGAAGGGAACAAGCGATCGAATATCATTCGCGCGGAAGGCGAGAAACGCTCTCTGATCCTCGAAGCACAGGGGAATGCCATCTCCACAGTGCTGCGAGCGAAATCAGCCGAATCAATGGGCGAGCGCGCCGTCATCGACAAAGGAATGGAAACGCTCCGTGAGATCGGACAGAACGATTCCACGACGTTCGTGCTTCCACAAGAATTGTCGTCGACGCTTGGCCGATATGGTAAGCATCTCACTGGCAGTGATGTCCGTGAGGATGGCGAGTCCCTAGAGAGCTTGGTATTCGATCAAGAAACCCGCGACCTGCTCGGTCTCGATGACATCGAAACTATCGTTGCCGGTCCCAACGGTGGAGCAGCCAGCGAGGAAAGCACCAAGAGAGAGGACCGATCAATCGAACAGGCTGTCGAAGACGCGTCCATCAAAAACGCAGACGAGGTCATCGAGGAGATGGATTCAGTAGCGGGAGCAAACGAATAA
- a CDS encoding cyclase family protein: MVEFVDLTHTFRDGMPGFRLHDADGSYTEYTAAIEPFLTHEDARPKFDGRCSFEITEMQFQTSVGTYLDSPAHRYAGEKDIAELDLSELINEGIVIDVRGRDPYEAISESVLPAGVDLSGMAVLFNFGWDSHWGTADYREYPYISESLIDRLLVENVALVGVDTINIDDDRNLDRPAHTKLLAEDVLIVENLCQLDALSDRAFRLYTIPIKATDTVAMPIRAFAEC; encoded by the coding sequence ATGGTCGAATTCGTCGATCTGACACACACGTTTCGGGACGGAATGCCAGGGTTTCGATTACACGACGCAGACGGAAGCTACACGGAGTATACAGCAGCAATTGAGCCGTTTCTCACTCACGAGGACGCCCGACCGAAATTCGATGGCCGGTGTTCGTTCGAAATCACTGAGATGCAATTTCAGACATCAGTTGGGACGTATCTCGATTCCCCTGCACACCGGTATGCTGGCGAAAAAGATATCGCGGAACTTGACCTGTCCGAACTAATCAACGAGGGGATCGTTATCGATGTCAGAGGAAGGGATCCATACGAAGCTATCAGTGAATCGGTGCTTCCAGCCGGTGTTGATCTCTCTGGGATGGCAGTACTGTTTAATTTCGGCTGGGATTCCCACTGGGGGACAGCGGACTACCGGGAGTATCCGTACATCTCAGAATCACTCATCGACCGGCTCCTTGTAGAGAACGTCGCACTCGTCGGCGTCGACACGATCAATATTGACGATGATCGGAACCTCGATCGACCTGCACACACGAAACTCTTGGCTGAAGACGTTCTCATCGTAGAGAATTTGTGCCAGTTAGATGCACTTTCCGACAGAGCGTTCCGATTGTATACGATCCCAATCAAAGCCACCGACACGGTCGCGATGCCAATCCGGGCGTTCGCCGAGTGTTAG